A genomic segment from Pseudalkalibacillus berkeleyi encodes:
- the ntdP gene encoding nucleoside tri-diphosphate phosphatase, whose amino-acid sequence MSFPTTGSSIQIQSYKHNGQLHRVWEETVILRGTSSVVIGGNDRIIVTESDGRQWRTREPAICYFNSEQWFNVIGMLREQGIHYYCNLGTPFTYDGEALKYIDYDLDVKVFPDMTYTILDEDEFALHKIEMNYPKEINDILRRSLDELCSMINQRKGPFEPEFIENWYERFLEYR is encoded by the coding sequence ATGTCTTTTCCGACGACGGGAAGTTCGATTCAAATACAAAGCTATAAACATAATGGACAGCTCCATCGTGTATGGGAAGAAACAGTGATACTTAGAGGGACTTCCTCAGTAGTAATCGGCGGAAATGACCGAATCATCGTTACAGAATCCGATGGTAGACAATGGCGAACGAGAGAGCCTGCAATTTGTTATTTCAACTCTGAGCAATGGTTTAACGTCATCGGTATGTTAAGAGAACAAGGTATACATTACTATTGTAATCTTGGAACGCCATTTACTTATGACGGGGAAGCACTGAAGTATATTGATTATGATTTGGACGTGAAAGTATTTCCGGATATGACCTATACAATATTAGATGAAGATGAATTTGCTCTTCATAAGATCGAAATGAACTATCCAAAAGAAATTAATGACATTTTGCGGCGGAGTTTAGATGAATTATGTTCAATGATCAATCAACGAAAAGGTCCGTTTGAACCTGAATTTATTGAGAATTGGTATGAACGCTTTTTAGAATATCGTTAA
- a CDS encoding SOS response-associated peptidase, with amino-acid sequence MCGRFTLTAEIDLLMDWFEIDEFASEFNIQPRFNIAPSQDIVAIVSNEGSRRAGFLKWGLIPFWAKDPSIGHKLINARSETVPEKPSFKHAFKKRRCIIPADGFFEWKKEGKHKQPKYIKMKNDQPFGFAGLWEKWKDEQGNPIHTCTVLTTEPNELMEDIHNRMPVILPREKYGNWLDVDGEQSDLIELMKPFDSASMTAYNVSTIVNSPRNEVPECIEEL; translated from the coding sequence ATGTGTGGAAGATTTACGTTAACAGCAGAAATAGATCTCTTAATGGATTGGTTTGAAATTGATGAATTTGCATCGGAATTTAACATTCAACCTCGGTTCAACATCGCACCTTCTCAAGATATTGTTGCCATTGTTTCTAATGAAGGAAGCCGACGTGCTGGTTTTCTTAAATGGGGACTCATTCCTTTTTGGGCGAAAGATCCATCCATCGGTCATAAGTTGATTAATGCACGATCTGAGACTGTACCGGAAAAACCGAGCTTTAAGCATGCATTTAAAAAGCGGAGATGCATCATCCCTGCTGATGGTTTCTTTGAATGGAAGAAAGAAGGAAAACATAAGCAACCGAAGTACATAAAAATGAAGAATGATCAGCCTTTTGGTTTTGCAGGATTATGGGAGAAGTGGAAAGACGAACAAGGCAATCCGATTCACACGTGTACAGTGCTGACAACAGAACCGAACGAATTGATGGAAGACATTCATAACCGTATGCCTGTCATACTCCCAAGAGAAAAATACGGAAATTGGCTCGATGTGGACGGGGAACAATCCGACTTAATTGAACTTATGAAACCTTTTGATTCGGCAAGTATGACTGCTTATAATGTATCGACTATTGTCAATTCACCACGTAATGAAGTGCCAGAATGTATTGAAGAACTTTAA
- a CDS encoding SDR family NAD(P)-dependent oxidoreductase: MELNLNGKTALVTGGSRGIGKAIALGLRSEGVKVGICARGEKDLAEMKQTYPDVSVYQADLTCEEERVEVFKKFIDDHGSIDILVNNAGGSNGSTIQETSIDEFRDSMELNFHAAVQFSKLAVEKMKHNGNGSIINISSIYGRESGGKPTYNSSKSALISFTKSLADEVIPYGIRVNGVAPGAILHPSGNWQRRLDENPEKINQFVEDEIPAGRFGKAEEVADIVTFLASERSNWVVGATLNVDGGQSYSNF, translated from the coding sequence ATGGAATTAAATTTGAATGGCAAAACTGCACTCGTTACTGGTGGCTCTAGAGGGATTGGTAAAGCAATCGCACTCGGCCTAAGGTCTGAAGGTGTGAAAGTTGGAATATGCGCTAGAGGAGAAAAGGATTTGGCTGAAATGAAACAGACTTATCCTGACGTTTCAGTCTATCAAGCGGACTTAACGTGTGAAGAAGAACGTGTTGAAGTTTTCAAGAAATTTATTGATGATCACGGCTCTATTGATATTTTAGTCAATAACGCAGGCGGGAGTAATGGATCAACCATACAAGAAACAAGCATCGATGAATTTAGAGATTCAATGGAGCTGAATTTTCATGCAGCTGTTCAGTTCAGTAAGCTGGCTGTAGAAAAAATGAAGCATAACGGCAACGGATCGATTATTAATATATCCAGCATATATGGAAGAGAATCAGGCGGAAAGCCAACTTATAACAGCTCGAAGTCAGCACTGATCAGTTTTACAAAATCACTTGCTGATGAAGTCATACCATACGGAATACGTGTGAATGGTGTAGCACCAGGCGCGATCCTTCATCCAAGTGGGAATTGGCAACGTCGGTTGGATGAAAACCCAGAGAAAATCAATCAGTTTGTTGAGGACGAAATTCCTGCAGGTCGTTTCGGAAAAGCAGAAGAAGTTGCAGACATCGTTACCTTCCTAGCTTCAGAACGCTCAAACTGGGTTGTAGGCGCAACCTTGAATGTAGATGGCGGACAATCATACTCGAATTTTTGA
- the mutY gene encoding A/G-specific adenine glycosylase, which translates to MTKQLLDRALTIDIEAFQIDLVLWFTHDHRDMPWRKERDPYKIWVSEIMLQQTRVDTVIPYFERFMAQFPTVDALAAAEEEKVLKAWEGLGYYSRARNLHSAVKEVHEKYGGIVPNTPKEILSLKGVGPYTAGAIASIAFGLPEPAVDGNVMRVLSRILLIENDIAKPQTRKIFEEAVRLLISKENPSYFNQGLMELGATICTPKNPSCIVCPVQKHCEAFHKGIQTELPVKKKKIKKRTVPVAIAMLQNESGETIIEKRPETGLLANLWQFPNIEISDRNLTKEHLKTYLEERYPIQVDLNDHLVDFQHVFTHLTWQISVYAGSFKAKEPITNGTIVNAEQLDAYPLPVPHQKVARLMKGE; encoded by the coding sequence TTGACTAAACAGCTATTAGATCGAGCATTAACAATTGATATAGAAGCGTTTCAAATTGATTTAGTTTTATGGTTTACACACGACCACCGAGATATGCCTTGGCGTAAGGAGCGAGACCCTTATAAAATTTGGGTTTCAGAAATCATGCTTCAACAAACCCGAGTAGATACTGTTATTCCGTATTTCGAGAGGTTTATGGCTCAATTCCCAACCGTTGACGCACTGGCTGCTGCAGAGGAAGAGAAGGTTTTAAAAGCATGGGAAGGGTTAGGTTATTACTCCCGTGCAAGAAATCTCCACTCAGCAGTTAAGGAAGTACATGAAAAATACGGTGGAATTGTTCCAAATACGCCGAAAGAAATTTTATCTTTAAAAGGTGTAGGACCCTATACAGCCGGAGCTATAGCAAGTATTGCGTTCGGATTACCTGAGCCAGCTGTAGACGGTAACGTCATGCGTGTGCTTTCGAGAATTCTTTTAATAGAAAATGATATCGCAAAACCTCAAACAAGAAAAATATTCGAAGAAGCGGTTCGATTACTTATTTCTAAAGAGAACCCTTCTTACTTCAATCAAGGTCTTATGGAGCTTGGGGCGACGATTTGTACGCCGAAAAACCCCTCATGTATAGTATGCCCAGTGCAAAAACATTGTGAAGCTTTCCATAAAGGTATACAGACCGAGCTTCCTGTAAAGAAAAAGAAAATCAAAAAACGGACTGTACCCGTTGCGATCGCTATGCTGCAAAATGAATCAGGCGAAACCATTATCGAAAAAAGACCTGAAACCGGACTGCTTGCAAATTTATGGCAGTTCCCAAATATTGAGATTTCAGATCGTAATTTAACTAAAGAACATTTGAAAACGTACTTAGAAGAAAGATACCCTATTCAAGTGGATTTAAACGACCATCTCGTTGATTTTCAACACGTTTTCACTCATCTAACATGGCAAATATCTGTTTACGCGGGATCATTTAAGGCAAAAGAACCAATAACAAATGGGACGATTGTAAATGCTGAACAGCTAGACGCTTATCCATTACCTGTCCCACATCAAAAAGTTGCACGTTTAATGAAGGGAGAATAA
- a CDS encoding ABC transporter ATP-binding protein, whose amino-acid sequence MHFVRPYFKQIAFTVFIGIFKFGIPLLIPLILKFVIDDVINADISNDEKFSRLSWVLGGAFFVFIVLRPPIEYYRQYYAQWTASKVLFDIRDYLFSHIQKLSLKYYSNTKVGEIISRVIHDVEQTKSFVVTGLMNVWLDMITIVIAIAIMFTMDGWLTLVAISLLPFYGLSVKFFYSRLRSLTKERSQALAEVQGHLHERVQGVSVIRSFALEDYEQDQFNVRNTNFLNRALNHTSWNAKTFSVVNTITDVAPMLVIGAAGYFAITGKITVGSMVAFVAYMDRLYNPLRRLVNSSTTLTQALASMDRVFEFMDEDYDIKDGPGAKPLKHVQGKISFDHVSFKYDEEEAPVLKDIRLDVEAGETIALVGMSGGGKSSLVSLIPRFYDVNEGRILLDGRDIREYQVRTLRDHIGMVLQDNILFSESVRMNIKMGNPQASDEDMMEAAVAANAHDFIMKLPQGYDTKIGERGVKLSGGQKQRLAIARVFLKNPPLLVLDEATSALDLESEHLIQESLYKLARDRTTFIVAHRLATITHADRIVVIENGEITETGSHEELMKRKGSYYNLFTVQALDEI is encoded by the coding sequence ATGCACTTTGTACGACCGTATTTTAAACAAATCGCTTTTACGGTTTTTATTGGGATATTCAAATTCGGTATTCCATTATTAATTCCACTCATATTAAAATTCGTCATTGATGACGTAATCAACGCTGATATTAGTAACGATGAGAAGTTTTCCCGCTTATCTTGGGTATTGGGCGGGGCTTTCTTTGTGTTTATCGTATTGAGACCACCCATTGAATATTACAGACAATATTATGCTCAGTGGACAGCAAGTAAGGTCTTATTTGATATTCGTGATTATTTGTTCAGTCACATTCAAAAATTAAGCCTAAAATATTATTCCAACACAAAAGTTGGCGAAATCATTTCACGTGTCATCCATGATGTAGAACAGACGAAATCCTTTGTTGTTACGGGTCTGATGAACGTATGGCTTGATATGATTACAATTGTCATTGCAATTGCAATCATGTTTACGATGGATGGATGGTTGACACTAGTTGCTATATCACTACTACCTTTTTACGGTCTTTCAGTGAAATTTTTCTATAGCCGATTGAGAAGTTTGACGAAGGAAAGGTCTCAAGCGCTTGCAGAAGTGCAAGGCCATCTACATGAACGTGTTCAAGGGGTCAGTGTGATTCGCAGTTTTGCTCTAGAAGATTATGAACAGGATCAATTTAATGTGCGTAATACAAACTTTTTGAACAGGGCATTAAATCATACTTCTTGGAATGCCAAAACCTTCTCGGTCGTCAATACGATTACTGATGTTGCGCCTATGCTTGTTATTGGTGCAGCAGGTTATTTTGCAATCACAGGAAAAATTACAGTCGGTTCAATGGTCGCGTTCGTAGCGTACATGGATCGTTTATACAATCCACTCAGAAGACTTGTGAATTCCTCTACTACATTGACGCAAGCACTCGCGTCCATGGACAGGGTATTTGAGTTTATGGATGAGGACTATGATATTAAAGATGGCCCAGGTGCGAAACCATTAAAGCATGTACAAGGTAAGATATCATTCGATCATGTTTCATTTAAATATGATGAGGAAGAAGCACCAGTTCTAAAAGATATTCGTTTAGATGTAGAGGCTGGTGAAACCATTGCGCTCGTTGGAATGAGTGGTGGCGGGAAATCCTCGCTAGTGAGTCTGATTCCTCGATTTTACGATGTAAACGAAGGACGAATCTTGTTAGATGGACGTGATATTAGAGAGTATCAGGTTCGGACGCTAAGAGATCATATCGGAATGGTTCTTCAAGACAATATTTTGTTTAGCGAATCTGTTCGAATGAATATTAAAATGGGAAATCCACAAGCATCCGATGAAGACATGATGGAGGCTGCAGTAGCGGCAAATGCGCACGACTTCATTATGAAGCTTCCGCAAGGATATGACACGAAAATTGGCGAACGAGGGGTTAAGCTTTCTGGAGGTCAGAAACAAAGGTTAGCTATTGCGAGGGTCTTCCTTAAGAATCCACCTCTACTCGTTCTGGACGAAGCAACTTCAGCACTTGATTTAGAGAGTGAACATCTCATTCAAGAATCACTTTATAAATTAGCGCGTGACCGAACGACGTTCATTGTCGCACATAGATTAGCCACGATTACCCATGCAGATCGGATTGTCGTTATTGAAAACGGAGAGATCACAGAGACGGGCTCTCATGAAGAATTGATGAAACGAAAGGGTAGTTATTACAATCTATTTACAG
- a CDS encoding gamma-type small acid-soluble spore protein, producing the protein MAKQQKPGQQKQAGASMAKKPNAQAQQPAQQAGQYSAEFGTEMTNAQEVQKQNQQAQQAMRAKQGQQQQQQNKQQ; encoded by the coding sequence ATGGCAAAACAACAAAAGCCAGGACAACAAAAACAAGCTGGAGCTAGCATGGCGAAAAAGCCTAACGCACAAGCTCAACAACCTGCTCAACAGGCTGGACAGTATTCTGCTGAGTTTGGTACTGAAATGACAAATGCTCAAGAAGTACAAAAGCAGAACCAGCAAGCACAACAAGCAATGCGTGCTAAGCAAGGACAACAGCAACAACAGCAAAATAAGCAACAGTAA